One region of Citrus sinensis cultivar Valencia sweet orange chromosome 6, DVS_A1.0, whole genome shotgun sequence genomic DNA includes:
- the LOC102612681 gene encoding BTB/POZ domain-containing protein FBL11 isoform X1 → MASSSDDIFVVLTCTNLNPIPIEADIAEDGEILISTNDIRSWDLDTILHHQTVKVHASRDRLIEQSSYFQGLLGGSFSESSSDYISIQWNLETFIDILKCIYGCPLDVTSDNFLALFEGALYFGVERLILECRSWFSDVCFSKDNELHQIHLEDLIHIWNFGLEHANDFVPQFCAGYLARNFMWAMSHKSFVNIPYSLLLECVKHPSLTVDSEMHLSDALLIWIDANIAQLESSNRAEDDLTILKEIRISILPLWFAAGKRRSSYFSKLSDESVNSILRLVKFHPACLIKVLEDVELKHLRIRLTEYSEKVNLSGCPQMTSAILLLSVLDLSHCLDPTSRKIFECLDKDQSRIPLGFLPILSFEAVQEVNICKCHALHLESAVECFSKSFPSLRTIKAAYHLNFKTLNLHKLVQKCPMLCEVDLTVDPSPVIPTKVSVVSSSSALMPLVLNKSIAGDSSLYATSVYHSGPSPSKITKLTLEGRSDMCDADLEFISKYCVSLGYINIKGCVSVTDVCISNLIRRCVKLQSIIVCDTSFGVYSIRALCSEVPYCNSSALCGKRNFNTLASNLQMLHMACCNGVDGMYLLELMCQARKLKSLCLSGTQLADKALYNFSGSSLEMLDVSNTMISGAALAYMVHGNSGLKYLNARGCKNLFQQESNGRGIEFSSYPCAELFAELGRTRKLEEIVLGWGFSFLSLEVLKPAIKLLHSITVGLGGSLGEDALRLLATTCPMLESVVLYFQVMSDSIIINILESLRRLQVLAICHCLGDLSISSFKLPLPNLRKLKLERVTPWMTNNDLVILTQNCSQLVELSLVGCTLLSSDSQLIISQGWPGLISLHLEECGDITAYGVTSLFNCIALEDLLLRHNGPGIPRDFILDAASKMPMLRLVSLDLCDASDGNFEIPDYADRYSLSTVKITKCKSKNRNLCHNWSEARRQSSVHKESLVLVWNSKNLIRTVVKERL, encoded by the exons ATGGCCTCAAGCTCAGACGATATCTTCGTCGTTCTCACTTGCACAAACCTTAATCCGATACCGATCGAAGCAGATATTGCTGAAGATGGAGAAATTCTCATTTCAACAAATGATATTCGAAGCTGGGATTTGGATACTATTCTCCATCACCAAACAGTGAAAGTGCATGCTTCTCGTGATAG GCTCATTGAACAGTCTTCGTATTTCCAAGGCCTTCTCGGTGGAAGCTTTAG TGAGTCAAGCTCGGATTATATTTCTATCCAATGGAACCTGGAAacatttattgatattttaaagtgTATATATGGCTGTCCGCTGGATGTTACCTCTGATAATTTTCTCGCTTTATTTGAG GGTGCACTTTATTTTGGGGTGGAGAGGCTCATCTTGGAGTGTAGAAGTTGGTTTTCTGATGTTTGTTTTTCCAAAGATAATGAGCTCCACCAAATACATTTGGAAGATTTGATTCACATATGGAACTTTGGTTTAGAGCATG CAAACGATTTTGTTCCACAATTCTGTGCAGGATATCTTGCACGAAATTTT ATGTGGGCCATGTCTCATAAAAGTTTTGTAAATATTCCCTACAGCTTGCTGTTAGAGTGCGTAAAGCATCCCTCTTTGACGGTGGACAG TGAGATGCAtctttctgatgcacttttaaTATGGATTGATGCTAACATAGCACAATTGGAATCCTCAAACAGAGCTGAGGATgatttgacaattttaaaaGAG ATTCGAATAAGCATTCTGCCGCTGTGGTTTGCTGCAG GGAAAAGAAGGTCATCATATTTCTCTAAGCTTTCTGACGAGAgtgttaattcaattttaaggCTGGTGAAATTTCACCCTGCATGCTTAATAAAAGTCTTGGAGGATGTTGAGCTGAAACATCTCAGGATTCGGTTGACAGAATATTCAGAG AAGGTGAATCTTTCCGGCTGTCCTCAGATGACATCAGCAATACTGCTCCTATCTGTGCTTGATTTGTCGCATTGTTTGGACCCAACATCAAGGAAGATCTTTGAATGTCTTGACAAAGATCAAAGTCGAATTCCATTAGGTTTTCTGCCAATTTTGTCCTTTGAAGCAGTACAGGAGGTTAACATTTGCAAATGTCATGCCCTGCATCTGGAATCTGCCGTTGAGTGCTTCTCCAAGTCATTTCCATCATTGAGAACAATAAAAGCAGCTTATCATTTGAACTTCAAGACACTCAATCTCCATAAATTGGTGCAGAAGTGCCCAATGCTCTGTGAAGTTGACTTGACTGTTGACCCAAGTCCAGTTATACCAACAAAAGTATCAGTTGTATCCTCAAGTTCTGCACTAATGCCGCTAGTATTGAATAAGTCTATTGCTGGTGATAGTTCTTTGTATGCTACATCAGTTTATCATTCAGGGCCATCGCCATCAAAAATCACAAAACTCACCTTAGAGGGCCGCAGTGACATGTGTG ATGCCGATCTGGAGTTTATCTCAAAATACTGTGTTTCTTTAGGTTACATAAACATTAAAGGGTGCGTTTCAGTAACTGATGTCTGCATATCAAATCTCATACGGAGATGTGTTAAACTGCAGTCTATCATAGTTTGCGATACTTCTTTTGGTGTGTATTCAATTCGAGCTCTGTGCTCGGAGGTCCCCTATTGTAATTCTTCTGCTTTATGTGGAAAGAGAAATTTCAACACATTGGCGTCCAATCTTCAGATGCTGCATATGGCTTGCTGCAATG GTGTTGATGGGATGTATCTTCTAGAGCTCATGTGTCAAGCAAGAAAGCTGAAGAGTCTTTGCTTGAGCGGCACTCAACTAGCAGACAAAGCTCTTTATAATTTCTCAGGTTCTTCCTTGGAGATGCTTGACGTTTCAAATACAATG ATATCTGGAGCTGCTTTAGCTTATATGGTCCACGGAAATTCTGGATTGAAGTATTTAAATGCAAGAGGATgtaaaaatttgtttcaacAGGAAAGTAATGGCAGAGGGATAGAATTTTCTTCCTATCCGTGTGCAGAACTATTTGCTGAGTTAGGCAGGACACGCAAATTAGAAGAAATTGTACtgggatggggattctcttTCCTCTCGCTGGAAGTTCTGAAGCCTGCAATTAAATTACTACACTCAATAACTGTGGGTTTGGGTGGATCCTTGGGTGAAGATGCACTAAGACTGCTGGCCACAACTTGTCCTATGCTAGAGTCagttgttctttattttcag GTGATGTCTGATTCTATCATTATAAACATTCTGGAATCCTTGAGGAGATTGCAAGTTTTGGCTATATGCCACTGTCTTGGTGATTTATCCATATCCAGCTTTAAGTTACCTTTGCCAAATCTCAGGAAACTGAAGCTTGAAAGGGTAACTCCTTGGATGACCAATAATGATTTGGTGATTCTGACACAGAACTGTTCGCAGTTAGTTGAGCTTTCATTGGTAGGATGTACTCTTCTCAGTTCAG ATTCTCAGCTGATTATCTCACAGGGATGGCCAGGCTTGATTTCATTACATCTAGAG GAGTGTGGAGATATTACTGCATATGGGGTTACTTCTCTTTTCAACTGCATAGCTCTTGAAGATCTTTTACTACGTCATAAT GGCCCAGGAATACCCAGAGACTTTATTCTGGATGCTGCTTCAAAG ATGCCAATGCTGCGGCTAGTATCATTAGATTTGTGTGATGCCAGTGATGGCAATTTCGAAATTCCAGAT TATGCTGACAGGTACTCCTTAAGCACAGTGAAGATAACAAAATGCAAGTCAAAGAACCGCAATTTATGCCACAATTGGTCTGAGGCTCGTAGACAATCATCAGTGCACAAGGAGTCGTTGGTTCTTGTTTGGAACAGCAAAAATCTCATTAGAACAGTAGTGAAAGAGAGACTGTAA
- the LOC102612681 gene encoding BTB/POZ domain-containing protein FBL11 isoform X3, with protein MASSSDDIFVVLTCTNLNPIPIEADIAEDGEILISTNDIRSWDLDTILHHQTVKVHASRDRLIEQSSYFQGLLGGSFSESSSDYISIQWNLETFIDILKCIYGCPLDVTSDNFLALFEGALYFGVERLILECRSWFSDVCFSKDNELHQIHLEDLIHIWNFGLEHANDFVPQFCAGYLARNFMWAMSHKSFVNIPYSLLLECVKHPSLTVDSEMHLSDALLIWIDANIAQLESSNRAEDDLTILKEIRISILPLWFAAGKRRSSYFSKLSDESVNSILRLVKFHPACLIKVLEDVELKHLRIRLTEYSEKVNLSGCPQMTSAILLLSVLDLSHCLDPTSRKIFECLDKDQSRIPLGFLPILSFEAVQEVNICKCHALHLESAVECFSKSFPSLRTIKAAYHLNFKTLNLHKLVQKCPMLCEVDLTVDPSPVIPTKVSVVSSSSALMPLVLNKSIAGDSSLYATSVYHSGPSPSKITKLTLEGRSDMCDADLEFISKYCVSLGYINIKGCVSVTDVCISNLIRRCVKLQSIIVCDTSFGVYSIRALCSEVPYCNSSALCGKRNFNTLASNLQMLHMACCNGVDGMYLLELMCQARKLKSLCLSGTQLADKALYNFSGSSLEMLDVSNTMISGAALAYMVHGNSGLKYLNARGCKNLFQQESNGRGIEFSSYPCAELFAELGRTRKLEEIVLGWGFSFLSLEVLKPAIKLLHSITVGLGGSLGEDALRLLATTCPMLESVVLYFQVMSDSIIINILESLRRLQVLAICHCLGDLSISSFKLPLPNLRKLKLERVTPWMTNNDLVILTQNCSQLVELSLVGCTLLSSDSQLIISQGWPGLISLHLEECGDITAYGVTSLFNCIALEDLLLRHNGPGIPRDFILDAASKYADRYSLSTVKITKCKSKNRNLCHNWSEARRQSSVHKESLVLVWNSKNLIRTVVKERL; from the exons ATGGCCTCAAGCTCAGACGATATCTTCGTCGTTCTCACTTGCACAAACCTTAATCCGATACCGATCGAAGCAGATATTGCTGAAGATGGAGAAATTCTCATTTCAACAAATGATATTCGAAGCTGGGATTTGGATACTATTCTCCATCACCAAACAGTGAAAGTGCATGCTTCTCGTGATAG GCTCATTGAACAGTCTTCGTATTTCCAAGGCCTTCTCGGTGGAAGCTTTAG TGAGTCAAGCTCGGATTATATTTCTATCCAATGGAACCTGGAAacatttattgatattttaaagtgTATATATGGCTGTCCGCTGGATGTTACCTCTGATAATTTTCTCGCTTTATTTGAG GGTGCACTTTATTTTGGGGTGGAGAGGCTCATCTTGGAGTGTAGAAGTTGGTTTTCTGATGTTTGTTTTTCCAAAGATAATGAGCTCCACCAAATACATTTGGAAGATTTGATTCACATATGGAACTTTGGTTTAGAGCATG CAAACGATTTTGTTCCACAATTCTGTGCAGGATATCTTGCACGAAATTTT ATGTGGGCCATGTCTCATAAAAGTTTTGTAAATATTCCCTACAGCTTGCTGTTAGAGTGCGTAAAGCATCCCTCTTTGACGGTGGACAG TGAGATGCAtctttctgatgcacttttaaTATGGATTGATGCTAACATAGCACAATTGGAATCCTCAAACAGAGCTGAGGATgatttgacaattttaaaaGAG ATTCGAATAAGCATTCTGCCGCTGTGGTTTGCTGCAG GGAAAAGAAGGTCATCATATTTCTCTAAGCTTTCTGACGAGAgtgttaattcaattttaaggCTGGTGAAATTTCACCCTGCATGCTTAATAAAAGTCTTGGAGGATGTTGAGCTGAAACATCTCAGGATTCGGTTGACAGAATATTCAGAG AAGGTGAATCTTTCCGGCTGTCCTCAGATGACATCAGCAATACTGCTCCTATCTGTGCTTGATTTGTCGCATTGTTTGGACCCAACATCAAGGAAGATCTTTGAATGTCTTGACAAAGATCAAAGTCGAATTCCATTAGGTTTTCTGCCAATTTTGTCCTTTGAAGCAGTACAGGAGGTTAACATTTGCAAATGTCATGCCCTGCATCTGGAATCTGCCGTTGAGTGCTTCTCCAAGTCATTTCCATCATTGAGAACAATAAAAGCAGCTTATCATTTGAACTTCAAGACACTCAATCTCCATAAATTGGTGCAGAAGTGCCCAATGCTCTGTGAAGTTGACTTGACTGTTGACCCAAGTCCAGTTATACCAACAAAAGTATCAGTTGTATCCTCAAGTTCTGCACTAATGCCGCTAGTATTGAATAAGTCTATTGCTGGTGATAGTTCTTTGTATGCTACATCAGTTTATCATTCAGGGCCATCGCCATCAAAAATCACAAAACTCACCTTAGAGGGCCGCAGTGACATGTGTG ATGCCGATCTGGAGTTTATCTCAAAATACTGTGTTTCTTTAGGTTACATAAACATTAAAGGGTGCGTTTCAGTAACTGATGTCTGCATATCAAATCTCATACGGAGATGTGTTAAACTGCAGTCTATCATAGTTTGCGATACTTCTTTTGGTGTGTATTCAATTCGAGCTCTGTGCTCGGAGGTCCCCTATTGTAATTCTTCTGCTTTATGTGGAAAGAGAAATTTCAACACATTGGCGTCCAATCTTCAGATGCTGCATATGGCTTGCTGCAATG GTGTTGATGGGATGTATCTTCTAGAGCTCATGTGTCAAGCAAGAAAGCTGAAGAGTCTTTGCTTGAGCGGCACTCAACTAGCAGACAAAGCTCTTTATAATTTCTCAGGTTCTTCCTTGGAGATGCTTGACGTTTCAAATACAATG ATATCTGGAGCTGCTTTAGCTTATATGGTCCACGGAAATTCTGGATTGAAGTATTTAAATGCAAGAGGATgtaaaaatttgtttcaacAGGAAAGTAATGGCAGAGGGATAGAATTTTCTTCCTATCCGTGTGCAGAACTATTTGCTGAGTTAGGCAGGACACGCAAATTAGAAGAAATTGTACtgggatggggattctcttTCCTCTCGCTGGAAGTTCTGAAGCCTGCAATTAAATTACTACACTCAATAACTGTGGGTTTGGGTGGATCCTTGGGTGAAGATGCACTAAGACTGCTGGCCACAACTTGTCCTATGCTAGAGTCagttgttctttattttcag GTGATGTCTGATTCTATCATTATAAACATTCTGGAATCCTTGAGGAGATTGCAAGTTTTGGCTATATGCCACTGTCTTGGTGATTTATCCATATCCAGCTTTAAGTTACCTTTGCCAAATCTCAGGAAACTGAAGCTTGAAAGGGTAACTCCTTGGATGACCAATAATGATTTGGTGATTCTGACACAGAACTGTTCGCAGTTAGTTGAGCTTTCATTGGTAGGATGTACTCTTCTCAGTTCAG ATTCTCAGCTGATTATCTCACAGGGATGGCCAGGCTTGATTTCATTACATCTAGAG GAGTGTGGAGATATTACTGCATATGGGGTTACTTCTCTTTTCAACTGCATAGCTCTTGAAGATCTTTTACTACGTCATAAT GGCCCAGGAATACCCAGAGACTTTATTCTGGATGCTGCTTCAAAG TATGCTGACAGGTACTCCTTAAGCACAGTGAAGATAACAAAATGCAAGTCAAAGAACCGCAATTTATGCCACAATTGGTCTGAGGCTCGTAGACAATCATCAGTGCACAAGGAGTCGTTGGTTCTTGTTTGGAACAGCAAAAATCTCATTAGAACAGTAGTGAAAGAGAGACTGTAA
- the LOC102612681 gene encoding BTB/POZ domain-containing protein FBL11 isoform X2, translating to MASSSDDIFVVLTCTNLNPIPIEADIAEDGEILISTNDIRSWDLDTILHHQTVKVHASRDSESSSDYISIQWNLETFIDILKCIYGCPLDVTSDNFLALFEGALYFGVERLILECRSWFSDVCFSKDNELHQIHLEDLIHIWNFGLEHANDFVPQFCAGYLARNFMWAMSHKSFVNIPYSLLLECVKHPSLTVDSEMHLSDALLIWIDANIAQLESSNRAEDDLTILKEIRISILPLWFAAGKRRSSYFSKLSDESVNSILRLVKFHPACLIKVLEDVELKHLRIRLTEYSEKVNLSGCPQMTSAILLLSVLDLSHCLDPTSRKIFECLDKDQSRIPLGFLPILSFEAVQEVNICKCHALHLESAVECFSKSFPSLRTIKAAYHLNFKTLNLHKLVQKCPMLCEVDLTVDPSPVIPTKVSVVSSSSALMPLVLNKSIAGDSSLYATSVYHSGPSPSKITKLTLEGRSDMCDADLEFISKYCVSLGYINIKGCVSVTDVCISNLIRRCVKLQSIIVCDTSFGVYSIRALCSEVPYCNSSALCGKRNFNTLASNLQMLHMACCNGVDGMYLLELMCQARKLKSLCLSGTQLADKALYNFSGSSLEMLDVSNTMISGAALAYMVHGNSGLKYLNARGCKNLFQQESNGRGIEFSSYPCAELFAELGRTRKLEEIVLGWGFSFLSLEVLKPAIKLLHSITVGLGGSLGEDALRLLATTCPMLESVVLYFQVMSDSIIINILESLRRLQVLAICHCLGDLSISSFKLPLPNLRKLKLERVTPWMTNNDLVILTQNCSQLVELSLVGCTLLSSDSQLIISQGWPGLISLHLEECGDITAYGVTSLFNCIALEDLLLRHNGPGIPRDFILDAASKMPMLRLVSLDLCDASDGNFEIPDYADRYSLSTVKITKCKSKNRNLCHNWSEARRQSSVHKESLVLVWNSKNLIRTVVKERL from the exons ATGGCCTCAAGCTCAGACGATATCTTCGTCGTTCTCACTTGCACAAACCTTAATCCGATACCGATCGAAGCAGATATTGCTGAAGATGGAGAAATTCTCATTTCAACAAATGATATTCGAAGCTGGGATTTGGATACTATTCTCCATCACCAAACAGTGAAAGTGCATGCTTCTCGTGATAG TGAGTCAAGCTCGGATTATATTTCTATCCAATGGAACCTGGAAacatttattgatattttaaagtgTATATATGGCTGTCCGCTGGATGTTACCTCTGATAATTTTCTCGCTTTATTTGAG GGTGCACTTTATTTTGGGGTGGAGAGGCTCATCTTGGAGTGTAGAAGTTGGTTTTCTGATGTTTGTTTTTCCAAAGATAATGAGCTCCACCAAATACATTTGGAAGATTTGATTCACATATGGAACTTTGGTTTAGAGCATG CAAACGATTTTGTTCCACAATTCTGTGCAGGATATCTTGCACGAAATTTT ATGTGGGCCATGTCTCATAAAAGTTTTGTAAATATTCCCTACAGCTTGCTGTTAGAGTGCGTAAAGCATCCCTCTTTGACGGTGGACAG TGAGATGCAtctttctgatgcacttttaaTATGGATTGATGCTAACATAGCACAATTGGAATCCTCAAACAGAGCTGAGGATgatttgacaattttaaaaGAG ATTCGAATAAGCATTCTGCCGCTGTGGTTTGCTGCAG GGAAAAGAAGGTCATCATATTTCTCTAAGCTTTCTGACGAGAgtgttaattcaattttaaggCTGGTGAAATTTCACCCTGCATGCTTAATAAAAGTCTTGGAGGATGTTGAGCTGAAACATCTCAGGATTCGGTTGACAGAATATTCAGAG AAGGTGAATCTTTCCGGCTGTCCTCAGATGACATCAGCAATACTGCTCCTATCTGTGCTTGATTTGTCGCATTGTTTGGACCCAACATCAAGGAAGATCTTTGAATGTCTTGACAAAGATCAAAGTCGAATTCCATTAGGTTTTCTGCCAATTTTGTCCTTTGAAGCAGTACAGGAGGTTAACATTTGCAAATGTCATGCCCTGCATCTGGAATCTGCCGTTGAGTGCTTCTCCAAGTCATTTCCATCATTGAGAACAATAAAAGCAGCTTATCATTTGAACTTCAAGACACTCAATCTCCATAAATTGGTGCAGAAGTGCCCAATGCTCTGTGAAGTTGACTTGACTGTTGACCCAAGTCCAGTTATACCAACAAAAGTATCAGTTGTATCCTCAAGTTCTGCACTAATGCCGCTAGTATTGAATAAGTCTATTGCTGGTGATAGTTCTTTGTATGCTACATCAGTTTATCATTCAGGGCCATCGCCATCAAAAATCACAAAACTCACCTTAGAGGGCCGCAGTGACATGTGTG ATGCCGATCTGGAGTTTATCTCAAAATACTGTGTTTCTTTAGGTTACATAAACATTAAAGGGTGCGTTTCAGTAACTGATGTCTGCATATCAAATCTCATACGGAGATGTGTTAAACTGCAGTCTATCATAGTTTGCGATACTTCTTTTGGTGTGTATTCAATTCGAGCTCTGTGCTCGGAGGTCCCCTATTGTAATTCTTCTGCTTTATGTGGAAAGAGAAATTTCAACACATTGGCGTCCAATCTTCAGATGCTGCATATGGCTTGCTGCAATG GTGTTGATGGGATGTATCTTCTAGAGCTCATGTGTCAAGCAAGAAAGCTGAAGAGTCTTTGCTTGAGCGGCACTCAACTAGCAGACAAAGCTCTTTATAATTTCTCAGGTTCTTCCTTGGAGATGCTTGACGTTTCAAATACAATG ATATCTGGAGCTGCTTTAGCTTATATGGTCCACGGAAATTCTGGATTGAAGTATTTAAATGCAAGAGGATgtaaaaatttgtttcaacAGGAAAGTAATGGCAGAGGGATAGAATTTTCTTCCTATCCGTGTGCAGAACTATTTGCTGAGTTAGGCAGGACACGCAAATTAGAAGAAATTGTACtgggatggggattctcttTCCTCTCGCTGGAAGTTCTGAAGCCTGCAATTAAATTACTACACTCAATAACTGTGGGTTTGGGTGGATCCTTGGGTGAAGATGCACTAAGACTGCTGGCCACAACTTGTCCTATGCTAGAGTCagttgttctttattttcag GTGATGTCTGATTCTATCATTATAAACATTCTGGAATCCTTGAGGAGATTGCAAGTTTTGGCTATATGCCACTGTCTTGGTGATTTATCCATATCCAGCTTTAAGTTACCTTTGCCAAATCTCAGGAAACTGAAGCTTGAAAGGGTAACTCCTTGGATGACCAATAATGATTTGGTGATTCTGACACAGAACTGTTCGCAGTTAGTTGAGCTTTCATTGGTAGGATGTACTCTTCTCAGTTCAG ATTCTCAGCTGATTATCTCACAGGGATGGCCAGGCTTGATTTCATTACATCTAGAG GAGTGTGGAGATATTACTGCATATGGGGTTACTTCTCTTTTCAACTGCATAGCTCTTGAAGATCTTTTACTACGTCATAAT GGCCCAGGAATACCCAGAGACTTTATTCTGGATGCTGCTTCAAAG ATGCCAATGCTGCGGCTAGTATCATTAGATTTGTGTGATGCCAGTGATGGCAATTTCGAAATTCCAGAT TATGCTGACAGGTACTCCTTAAGCACAGTGAAGATAACAAAATGCAAGTCAAAGAACCGCAATTTATGCCACAATTGGTCTGAGGCTCGTAGACAATCATCAGTGCACAAGGAGTCGTTGGTTCTTGTTTGGAACAGCAAAAATCTCATTAGAACAGTAGTGAAAGAGAGACTGTAA